In Lemur catta isolate mLemCat1 chromosome 1, mLemCat1.pri, whole genome shotgun sequence, one DNA window encodes the following:
- the LOC123647042 gene encoding peroxisomal succinyl-coenzyme A thioesterase-like gives MTATLILEPAGRCCWDEPVRIAVRGLAPKQPVTLRASLRDEKGALFRAHARYRADAAGLLDLARAPALGGSFAGLEPMGLLWALEPEKPFWRFLKRDVRTPFAVELEVLDGHDPEAGRLLGRAVHERDFLRPGVRREPVRAGRVRATLFLPPGDPGGGSV, from the coding sequence ATGACGGCGACGCTGATCCTGGAGCCCGCGGGCCGCTGCTGCTGGGACGAGCCGGTGCGCATCGCCGTGCGCGGCCTGGCCCCCAAGCAGCCGGTCACGCTGCGCGCGTCCCTGCGCGACGAGAAGGGCGCGCTCTTCCGCGCCCACGCGCGCTACCGCGCCGACGCCGCCGGCCTGCTGGACCTGGCGCGCGCGCCCGCGCTGGGCGGCAGCTTCGCGGGGCTCGAGCCCATGGGGCTGCTCTGGGCGCTGGAGCCCGAGAAGCCTTTCTGGCGCTTTCTGAAGCGCGACGTGCGGACGCCCTTCGCCGTGGAGCTGGAGGTGCTGGACGGTCACGACCCCGAGGCCGGGCGGCTGCTGGGCCGGGCGGTGCACGAGCGCGACTTTCTGCGGCCGGGGGTGCGGCGGGAGCCGGTGCGCGCGGGCCGGGTGCGCGCCACGCTCTTCCTGCCGCCAGGTGACCCAGGGGGCGGGAGTGTGTGA
- the LOC123647034 gene encoding LOW QUALITY PROTEIN: acyl-coenzyme A thioesterase 1-like (The sequence of the model RefSeq protein was modified relative to this genomic sequence to represent the inferred CDS: inserted 1 base in 1 codon; deleted 1 base in 1 codon), producing MAATLILEPAGRCCWDEPVRIAVRGLAPKQPVTLRASLRDEKGALFRAHARYRADAAGLLDLARAPALGGSFAGLEPMGLLWALEPEKPFWRFLKRDVRTPFAVELEVLNGHDPEXRAVHERDFLPPGVGREPVRAGRVRAALFLPPEPGPFPGIVDIFGVGGGLLEYRASLLAGKGFAVMALAYYNYEDLPKGTENLHLEYFEEAVNYLRNHPQVKGPGVGLLGISKGGDLCLSMASFLKGITAAVIISGSVANVGGALHYKGKTLSPVGSNKNRIKVTKDGFADIVDAPNSPLEGPDRKSFIPVERAESTFLFLIGQDDRNWKSEFYAHEATKRLEGHGREKPQIICYPAAGHCIEPPYFPLCRASLHTLLGSPVIWGEEPRAHAMAQVDAWEQLQTVFHKHLGGKEGTVPAKLFI from the exons ATGGCGGCGACGCTGATCCTGGAGCCCGCG GGCCGCTGCTGCTGGGACGAGCCGGTGCGCATCGCCGTGCGCGGCCTGGCCCCCAAGCAGCCGGTCACGCTGCGCGCGTCCCTGCGCGACGAGAAGGGCGCGCTCTTCCGCGCCCACGCGCGCTACCGCGCCGATGCCGCGGGCCTGCTGGACCTGGCGCGCGCGCCCGCGCTGGGCGGCAGCTTCGCGGGGCTCGAGCCCATGGGGCTGCTCTGGGCGCTGGAGCCCGAGAAGCCTTTCTGGCGCTTTCTGAAGCGTGACGTGCGGACGCCCTTCGCCGTGGAGCTGGAGGTGCTGAACGGCCACGACCCCG GCCGGGCAGTGCACGAGCGCGACTTTCTGCCGCCGGGGGTGGGGCGGGAGCCGGTGCGCGCGGGTCGGGTGCGCGCCGCGCTCTTCCTGCCGCCAG AACCGGGGCCCTTTCCTGGGATTGTGGACATTTTTGGAGTTGGAGGTGGCCTCCTGGAGTACCGAGCTAGTCTGCTGGCTGGGAAGGGTTTTGCTGTGATGGCTCTGGCTTATTACAACTATGAAGACCTCCCCAAGGGCACTGAGAACCTCCACCTGGAGTACTTTGAAGAAGCTGTCAACTACCTGCGCAATCACCCTCAG GTAAAGGGTCCAGGAGTCGGGCTGCTTGGAATTTCCAAAGGGGGTGATCTCTGCCTTTCCATGGCCTCTTTCCTGAAAGGCATCACGGCTGCTGTCATAATCAGCGGCTCTGTGGCCAATGTCGGGGGAGCCTTACACTacaagggcaagaccctgtcccctGTGGGCAGTAACAAAAATCGAATCAAGGTGACCAAAGATGGCTTTGCAGACATTGTGGATGCCCCGAACAGCCCTTTGGAAGGACCTGACCGGAAAAGCTTCATTCCTGTGGAAAGGGCTGAGAGTACCTTCCTGTTCCTCATAGGTCAGGATGACCGCAACTGGAAGAGTGAGTTCTATGCTCATGAGGCCACTAAACGCTTAGAGGGCCATGGGAGGGAAAAGCCCCAGATCATCTGTTATCCAGCGGCGGGGCACTGTATTGAGCCTCCTTACTTCCCCTTGTGCCGGGCTTCCCTGCACACCTTGCTGGGCAGTCCTGTCATCTGGGGAGAGGAGCCCAGGGCTCATGCCATGGCCCAGGTGGATGCTTGGGAGCAACTCCAGACTGTCTTCCACAAACACTTGGGTGGTAAAGAGGGGACAGTTCCagcaaaactttttatttga
- the LOC123647020 gene encoding peroxisomal succinyl-coenzyme A thioesterase isoform X2 produces the protein MLQHPQVKGPGIGLLGISLGADICLAMASFLKNVSATVSINGSVFSENRGIHYKQTSIPPLGYDLRRTKVPFSGLLDIVDVRNDIVRGYENPSMIPIEKAQGPILFIVGQDDHTWRSELYAQVASERLQAHGKEKPQIICYPGTGHYIEPPYFPMCPASFHILLNKPVIWGGEPRPHSKAQVDAWKQILSFFCKHLGGTQKRAISKL, from the exons ATGCTTCAGCACCCCCAG gTCAAGGGCCCAGGCATCGGGCTTTTGGGCATTTCTCTAGGGGCTGATATTTGTCTCGCCATGGCCTCATTCTTAAAGAATGTCTCAGCCACGGTTTCCATCAATGGATCTGTGTTCAGTGAAAACAGAGGCATACATTATAAACAGACTAGCATCCCACCATTGGGCTATGACCTGAGGAGAACCAAGGTACCTTTCTCAGGCCTCCTGGACATTGTGGATGTACGGAATGATATCGTCAGAGGGTACGAGAACCCCAGCATGATTCCAATAGAGAAGGCCCAGGGGCCCATCCTCTTCATTGTTGGTcaggatgaccacacctggagGAGTGAGTTATATGCTCAAGTAGCCTCTGAACGGTTGCAGGCCCATGGGAAGGAAAAACCCCAGATCATCTGTTACCCTGGGACTGGGCATTACATCGAGCCTCCTTACTTCCCCATGTGCCCAGCTTCCTTTCACATATTACTGAACAAACCTGTGATCTGGGGTGGGGAGCCCAGGCCTCATTCCAAGGCCCAGGTAGATGCTTGGAAGCAAATTCTATCCTTCTTCTGCAAACACCTGGGAGGTACCCAGAAGAGAGCTATCTCCAAACTGTAA
- the LOC123647020 gene encoding peroxisomal succinyl-coenzyme A thioesterase isoform X1, protein MTSDGPEDLALRITRSGSAMTATLILEPAGRCCWDEPVRIAVRGLAPEQPVTLRASLRDEKGALFRAHARYCADAAGLLDLARAPALGGSFAGLEPMGLLWALEPEKPFWRFLKRDVRTPFAVELEVLDGHDPEAGRLLGRAVHERDFLRPGVRREPVRAGRVRATLFLPPGPGPFPGIIDIFGLGGGLLEYRASLLAGHGFATLALAYYDFEDLPKQLDIIHLEYFEEALCYMLQHPQVKGPGIGLLGISLGADICLAMASFLKNVSATVSINGSVFSENRGIHYKQTSIPPLGYDLRRTKVPFSGLLDIVDVRNDIVRGYENPSMIPIEKAQGPILFIVGQDDHTWRSELYAQVASERLQAHGKEKPQIICYPGTGHYIEPPYFPMCPASFHILLNKPVIWGGEPRPHSKAQVDAWKQILSFFCKHLGGTQKRAISKL, encoded by the exons ATGACCTCCGACGGGCCTGAAGACCTCGCCCTCCGGATCACCCGCTCCGGGTCCGCGATGACGGCCACGCTGATCCTGGAGCCCGCGGGCCGCTGCTGCTGGGACGAGCCGGTGCGCATCGCCGTGCGCGGCCTGGCCCCCGAGCAGCCGGTCACGCTGCGCGCGTCCCTGCGCGACGAGAAGGGCGCGCTCTTCCGCGCCCACGCGCGCTACTGCGCCGACGCCGCCGGCCTGCTGGACCTGGCGCGCGCGCCCGCGCTGGGCGGCAGCTTCGCGGGGCTCGAGCCCATGGGGCTGCTCTGGGCGCTGGAGCCCGAGAAGCCTTTCTGGCGCTTTCTGAAGCGCGACGTGCGGACGCCCTTCGCCGTGGAGCTGGAGGTGCTGGACGGCCACGACCCCGAGGCCGGGCGGCTGCTGGGCCGGGCGGTGCACGAGCGCGACTTTCTGCGGCCGGGGGTGCGGCGGGAGCCGGTGCGCGCGGGCCGGGTGCGCGCCACGCTCTTCCTGCCGCCAG GACCTGGACCCTTCCCAGGGATCATTGACATCTTTGGTCTCGGAGGGGGCCTGTTGGAATATCGAGCCAGCCTTCTGGCTGGCCATGGTTTTGCCACGTTGGCTCTAGCTTATTATGACTTTGAAGATCTCCCCAAGCAACTGGACATCATACACCTGGAGTACTTTGAAGAAGCCCTGTGCTACATGCTTCAGCACCCCCAG gTCAAGGGCCCAGGCATCGGGCTTTTGGGCATTTCTCTAGGGGCTGATATTTGTCTCGCCATGGCCTCATTCTTAAAGAATGTCTCAGCCACGGTTTCCATCAATGGATCTGTGTTCAGTGAAAACAGAGGCATACATTATAAACAGACTAGCATCCCACCATTGGGCTATGACCTGAGGAGAACCAAGGTACCTTTCTCAGGCCTCCTGGACATTGTGGATGTACGGAATGATATCGTCAGAGGGTACGAGAACCCCAGCATGATTCCAATAGAGAAGGCCCAGGGGCCCATCCTCTTCATTGTTGGTcaggatgaccacacctggagGAGTGAGTTATATGCTCAAGTAGCCTCTGAACGGTTGCAGGCCCATGGGAAGGAAAAACCCCAGATCATCTGTTACCCTGGGACTGGGCATTACATCGAGCCTCCTTACTTCCCCATGTGCCCAGCTTCCTTTCACATATTACTGAACAAACCTGTGATCTGGGGTGGGGAGCCCAGGCCTCATTCCAAGGCCCAGGTAGATGCTTGGAAGCAAATTCTATCCTTCTTCTGCAAACACCTGGGAGGTACCCAGAAGAGAGCTATCTCCAAACTGTAA